From Prevotella sp. oral taxon 299 str. F0039:
GAGTATTTCTTATGTTTAGATTCATTTTGTGAGCATTTTAATAACATCTTCAACCTACGAGGAGCGATATAAACTAGCAAAGAGGAGTATTTCGTAATGTAGTTTTACACCTTATTATATATAAACGCAATAGAATAGTAACTCAAAAAAATAGTGATAAGAAAATGAGTAATATCCTTTTAATAAACGATATGCCTGGAGTGGGCAAAGTGGCAACGGCTGCAATGCTCCCCATCTTGTCGTATATGGGGCACTCGGTGTGCAATCTTCCAACCGCATTGGTGTCTAATACGCTCGATTATGGTAAGTTTAGCATTCTCGAAACTACCGACTATATGCAGCAGGTCATTCCCATTTGGCAACAATTGGGCTTTGAGTTTAATGCCATTGCCACAGGTTTTATTATCTCAGAACAGCAGGCTAAGCTGGTGGCAGACTATTGTTTGAGCGAGAAAAAGAAGAAAACCAAGATCTTTGTAGACCCTATTATGGGAGATAATGGTAGTTTGTATAATGGTATTTCGCACGAAACGGTTGAGATGATGAAACATCTTATTGCCGTGGCAGATGTGTGTTATCCTAATTATACAGAGGCTTGTTTCTTAACCGACACGCCTTTTAAGGACGAAGGAATTAGTGAAGACGAGGCGAAAGACTTGCTTTTGAAACTAAAAGAACAAGGTGCTGTGGCTGCACTCATCACAAGTGTGAAGGTGAATGGCACAATGTGCGTGGTGGGTTGTAGTGAAGAAAGAGACAATAAAGATTTCTTTTTCTTGCCATATGATGAAATTCCTGTTCGTTTTCCTGGCACAGGCGACATCTTTTCTGCCATTCTTATGGGCGAAGTGATGAAACAACGCTCTTTAATTGATTCGACCCAAAAGGCGATGAACGTAGTAGAACGATTGATTAAGCTGAGTCTAAACAATGAAGATAAGAAGCGAGGAATAGACATCGAACGGCATTTATCCGACGTGTTATAGGTCTGTTCGCTATCAAAAACAAGAAAAAGCCACCTAAAATGCAAAATGTTGTAGTTTTAGGTGGCTTTTCTTTGTATTTGCTATAATTGTCAAGGTAATCTTGAGAGCAATTAAAAGAGATGATGTTAAAATTTATAATTTGATAGATATTGTGTTAAATAACTTACCTTTCGTAAGGTTGTGCACGATAACATTCGATTGATTATAATCAAGTAATCCACTTTTTGTGAATGTTTTTCATGAAAACTCTTGCACGAATGAACTTCAGTTGCTACCTTTGCATTGTCAAAAGGTTAATAGATTGTTTAGGTTAGTAGTAATAGATTTATGTTTTTAGTTATTAGTTTAAGGTAAAAAACATGATTGTTTAACAGGAACTTGGACGTCGTGAGACATTCAATACCAAATAGAAATTAAAATGTTAAACATAGAAACACGCCATAGCTCGCTGAGAGCTGTGGTGTTTTTCTTTTTATATACCTATCGAACTAAAAGAATAAACGGCTCGTTCGTCATTGCAACATGTGCATTTCGAGCGAGCCGTTTGTTGTTATTGTAAGCTTTTGAGTGCTTCTTCGTAGGCGGAGAAGTTTCCTATATAAACTCCATTTTTAAAGGAAAAGAATCTTTTAGAATTGTTTATTCTCTTGTTAGAGTTGGTTACATCTTTATAAAACAGCTTGGTGTAGCGTCGCCATTTGTTTGTTTTATAAGTGTTGTGATGAATCATCAGAATTGGAACTCCTAATTTTCTTACCTTGTCAAGTTCTAAATACGAGTTGGCAATAGGCAATGCGTTCACTCCATTTGCTTTACACATATCTACAAAATCGTTTGCATTTAGATTTTTATACAGTGTATAAGATGGAGAGAAGTTATAGATAATCACATTTGAATGTTGCTTGCAATAGTCTTTCACTTGCTGTGCATTGATGAGATATATTGCCCTGTCGTCTTTTAACTCGTCGATAGAACCAGTGGTTGGGGTAACCCTTTTTTGTGCTTCTGGTCGTAGAAAGTAAAAATCATCGGTTTTATTTAGAATGTGACAAGAACTTAAAATGGCGCTAAAACCAAGTGCAATAAAAATGTGTAGGATAGCAAAACGACTGCTTTGAGTTTGATTTCTTTTCATTCTTAGATGTCTTTTTATGGGTAAAACAAGGTGTTTACTTTCATCTTTGATACGTTTTTTGTTTCTTTTTTATGCGAAACAATAACAATTATTGCTTCTGCAATGTTTTTACATCTTTGATGTTAAGAGCTTCGAGGGCTTCTTTGCACGAGCTAAAGTTGCCGATATGTTTGCCGTTTTGAAACGAGAAGTAAATTCCTTGGGGCTGATCTGGCGAGTTACTGTCTATCAATTCGTTATAGAAAAGGCGGATGTATCGTGGTCTCCACTTTGTACCTAAGGGCTGAGGGTCTATCATGAGCAGTGGAATTCCAATTTTTCTTGTGTCGGCAAGTCCCCCAAAAGTATTGCCAATAACTAACGGATTGGTGCCATTTGCTTTGCACATATCCACAAAATCGTTTACTTGCATGCATGCACTGCTACCGCAATAGGGAGTATAATCGTATATAACAACCTGTTGGTGCTTGTTGCAATAGTCTTTAATCTGCTGAACTTCTACAAGATAGATGGTGTTGTCGGCTTTCAATTGGTCGATATCTCCAAAGCTTTTCACCACTCGTTGTTTCTCTTTTGCAGTGAGTTTGTTGTAGTCGGAGGTTAATCCTCCAATAGAACAAGAGCTTATAAGGGCGGTAAATGCAAGGACTGATAGAATTAATTTCGTTTTGAAACAATTGTTTTTAGGCGTTTTTAGTGTCATATTGTGAAGTGTTTGTTAGTTAAGTAAAGTTCTTCTACAAATATAATAAAAAAGTCTTTTCTTGCAAAAAGAAAGCTATTTTATTTTGATGCAAGCGTGAGTGAGTTATAAAAGCATTGAGTTGGTGATGCAAAAGGGCTGTTATTGCATCAAAAAAACTTACAGAAGTCATCTGCCATACAAAATATTTCAGTATCTTTGCCCTCAATGATTATTGCGATTTTTGTAGCTATTTGTAATTAACTCCTTAGAGTTATAACAAATTCTGCTAATTACCCAATTTATAGACACTTATAATTCGTCGAACTCATGTTATAATAATGATTAACATAATCATATGAAATGGATTGCAATAAATAAATCAAAATGAATCATGGAAGAAAAAACAAAACACATTATAGCTCATACTATATATGTCATATGTAAGATATTAGCAAGAGAATTAAGATTGGTATTAAAGCCTTTAGGGATAGGAATTCTTATATGGGGAATCTTTAATGTAGTCGCAGAGTGGAGTGATGTGGTATTTGGTCATAACCTGAAGGACCCGTTTTTTACACTTGGTAATATAGGTTTCTTTCTTCCAATGATATTTTTTTATTATAGGAGAATTCGTGCATGGGTTTTAAAATGGAAATAATGTAATCTTAAAGTTACAACAAGTTTCACTAATCACTAATTATATAGATATTTATAATTAGTCAAACTCACGTTAAGATATCAATTATTTTTGTTTTTATACCATAGTAGAAATAATGATATTGCCACAATAACATCTATCAGATTCCATATTGCTCTACCAAAAGCCATTTTGAAAAATGGCTGAAATAGCAATGAAAGGAAACCTGCTATTAAGCAAAATACTATTTGTTTATTCTTATAGAAGTTGAATGCCATACATCCAAAGATTATCATAGCAGTAAATCTTATCAAAGTGTAATACCCATAAGGCATTGGAAATAAGCATAATAATAAAGCTAATGCCAGACCTGCACCGATTTTATTAAGTAGTTTATCCATATTATCTATATCTGTTTGAATTATATTCTTCCTCCATTTCCTCACTCCATTCTCTACAGAAATCGCAAAAAGTATAAGAATCGTCTATCTGATAACCTTGCATTTCTTCTAAGTCTTCATTTCTGGCAGCAGCTTTACAATCACTGCCACAATCTAAATGGTATATTTCAAGCTGATGATCCACAAGGAAAGTTTCACATTCAAAAGCATAATGTTTCCTATATTGGCTGCTGAAGTAGATTGCACAAATACCAAAAATAATTAATATACTCCCCCAAACTATGGTAAACTTATATTTTATTGGCTTTGGCTTCTTTTCTGTTTTAGACCAATAACAGTCTTCTGGTTCATCAACATCAACTTCTATATCCAGTTTTACTACTAATGCTACAATGTATGCAACACAAAGAAGTGAAGTACCAGTAACTAAATTAAGCAAGTTGCTAATGAACCCCCAATGAAAGTATAATGAAAAAGATAATATGATAGCTAGGATACAACTACCTGGAACTATAATTGTCTTTGCATGGGATTTAATTTTATTATAGGTATCTCTTCCTATAATATTAGATAAAAAAGATTGCTTAACTGTAGCCATTATTACTATTTAAGTTATGTTTGATAAGATGTAGAGTAGCAATAGTTATGTTGCAAGTTGGTATAGTACTTGTGGTATCATGTCATTCTATATAATTTTATGAAGATAACCAGCACTAATCCAAGATTCTTTTATTAAAAATAGATCTTGTTCTATTAGGCAAAAGTACGATTTTTTTTCTAAACTAAACAAATTTAAATACTTTATTGAAAAGTTTTTTTCTTGCAAAAGGAAAGCGATTCTATTTCAAAAGAAAGTGTGGGTGAGTTATAAAAGCATTGAGTTGGTGATGCAAAAGGACTGTTATTGCATGGTAAAAGGATTGCTTTTGCGGTGTGAAAGGACTGCTTTTGCGGGAGGGTGAGGCTCTCTTTCGGGACTGAAGGGAATGGAATATAAGCGAAGAGTGGTGTTGCTTTCTTCGAAAAAGGATAGCCATAAGAGGGGAGAGGGTATAAAAAAAGAGTGTTTAAACGTATCTTTCTAAAGCGAAAGACGCCATTTAAACACTCATTATTTTTCTGAATTAGAATCTTCTTGTAAGCTTATTCTGCACGCAAAGTAAAGCGACGGAATGCTGTTACAGTTAGATCTTTATCTGTTTGGTGAAGATATTCTGCAACGCTTAGCTTGCTATCTTGAATGAATTCTTGTTCAAGAAGGCAGTTTTCTTTGTAGAACTTCTTCAATCTTCCTTGTGCAATTTGTTGTAACATAGCATCTGGAAGGTTCTTACCTTTAGCTGCTTGCTCTTCACGAGTCTTCTCAATAGCAACCTTTAACTCTTCGTCTTTAACCTTTTGAGGTACACCTGCTTCATCAAGAGCAACTGGGTTCATAGCAGCAACTTGCATAGTTACAGCGTGACCTTGAGCTTCTGCTGGCTTGTTTGTTTGTACCATTGTGCAAAGAACGTTGATGTTTTGGTGGTTATATGTGTAGATGTTTTCTCCTTCAAGGTAGTTATAACCATCTAATTCCATCTTTTCTCCAGTGATACCTGAACGCTCTGCAACTGCTTCAGCAACCTTTCTGCCATTAGCAAGAGTAAGTTCTTGTACTTCTTCAAGGCTCTTAGCTTTAGCTGAAACCGCTGCATCTAGGATGTCTTGAGTTAGTTGAATATAGTCTTTTCCGTTAGCAACGAAGTCTGTTTCGCACTTTAATGCGATCATTGCACCGAAGTTATCTTGTACTTTAACAAGCACACAACCGTTTGAAGTTTCACGATCTGAACGCTTAGCAGCAATAGCTAAACCTCTTTCACGTACAAGTTCTATAGCACGATCGATATCGCCTTCAGCTTCAACAAGAGCTTTCTTTACATCTGCAAGACCTGCACCTGTAAGCTTACGAAGCTTTTGAATCTCTGCAATTGTTACACCCATAGTATGTATTTATTATTTTATTGAGTTAATGTTTTCTGTTAAAAGAATTGACAAACACCGTATTTCTGAAATGAATATATTGTTATTGAAACCGCTGTTTGTCAATTCAAAGAATGTCCACCACGTGATGTGATGGACAAAAATAATTATTCTTCTGTCTTAGCTTCAGCCTCTTCAGTAGCAGGAGCTTCCTCTTTGCGAGCCTTGCGAGCACGCTTTGGTTTAGCATCTGCAGCTACTTCAGCTTGTTCTGCTGCTGCTTTCTCGTCTGCTTTTTCAAGCTTACGCTCTGTTAAACCTTCAGCAATTGCAGAGCAACAAGCAGTAAGAATTACATCAATACTATCTTTTGCGTCGTCATTTGCAGGGATAACATAGTCTACAAGACGAGGATCAGAGTTTGTATCAACGATTGCAAATACAGGAATACCTAAACGTTGAGCTTCTTTAATCGCAATATGTTCTTTCATAACATCGATTACGAAAAGAGCAGAAGGTAAACGAGTAAGATCTGAAATAGAACCTAAGTTCTTTTCAAGCTTAGCACGTTGACGTGTAATTTGAAGCAATTCACGCTTTGAAAGGTTAGAGAATGTACCGTCATTCATCAATTTATCGATGTTAGTCATCTTCTTAACTGCCTTACGAATAGTAGGGAAGTTAGTAAGCATACCACCTGGCCAACGTTCAACAACGTATGGCATGTTAACGCTAGAAGCCTTTTCTGCAACGATTTCCTTAGCTTGTTTTTTAGTAGCGACGAATAAAATCTTCTTACCTGACTTAGCGATTTGCTTTAAAGCATCTGCTGCTTCGTCTACCTTAGCAACTGTTTTGTTAAGGTCGATGATATGAATACCGTTACGTTCCATAAAGATATATGGAGCCATTGCGGGATTCCACTTGCGGCGAAGGTGTCCAAAATGACTACCTGCTTGCAATAGTTGGTCAAAATTTGTTCTTGACATTTTTTCTTTTCTTTTAATTGTTTACTTTCTTTTTAATTCCTTTTTAGGATCAGCCAATAAGTAGCAAGGTGCATTGCGAAATGACTTTGGGTCTTATTGGTTTAGATACTAAACTTTATCATGGGCGTTGTTGGTGACCACATGATGATTTCCTTCTCTTTAATTGTTATGCTTTTGTTCTGTAATATGGCTGCTTTTAGGAGATAAAAGCATAGTTATTACCTCGTATTTGCAGTATTCTTACGAATGAAAAGCGAAGAAGGGTGCTGTTGTTTTCGGTCGATGGTGCTGCAACATAATGACAATCGTAATTGTAAAAGTTACTGCTATCGGCGAAATAAACAGCGTGTCGAATATTAACGCTTGCTGAATTGGAAGCGACGACGAGCCTTTGGTTGACCTGGTTTCTTACGTTCAACTACACGAGAGTCACGTGTTAAGAATCCTTCATCTTTCAAAGACTTCTTGTCTTCTGCGTTAACTTTAACCAATGCACGAGCGATTGCAAGACGCAATGCTTGGCTTTGGCCTGTGAAACCTCCACCATCGAGGTTTACTTTGATGTCGTATTTTCCTTCTGCTTCAAGTAGTTGAAGTGGTTGTTTTACCACATACTGCAAAATTGCAGATGGGAAATATGTTTCGAGATCTTTTTTATTGATTGTGATCTTGCCGGTTCCTTCTGTTAAGTAAACACGTGCTACTGCACTTTTACGGCGACCAATTGCATTAATCATTTCCATCTTTTACCGTCTTTATTTGTATTGTTTAATATCTATTGCTTTGGGTTTTTGAGCTTCTTTGTTGTGCTCTGTACCTTCAAACACATAGAGGTTCTTCAATATTGCACGTCCTAAAGGACCTTTTGGTAACATTCCTTTAACGGCATGACGTAAGATTCTGTCTACACCGTTTGGTCTTTTACGAAGTCCTTCTGGTGTGTTAAAGCGTTGTCCACCAGGATAACCAGTGTAATGTGTATACACTTTGTCGGTTTCTTTCTTACCTGTGAATACTACTTTTGCGGCATTAATGATGATAACATTGTCTCCACAATCAACGTGAGGAGTGAAGTTTGGTTTGTATTTACCACGCAAAATCTTTGCAACAATAGAGCAAAGACGACCTACTACCATGTCTGTTGCG
This genomic window contains:
- a CDS encoding pyridoxamine kinase, encoding MSNILLINDMPGVGKVATAAMLPILSYMGHSVCNLPTALVSNTLDYGKFSILETTDYMQQVIPIWQQLGFEFNAIATGFIISEQQAKLVADYCLSEKKKKTKIFVDPIMGDNGSLYNGISHETVEMMKHLIAVADVCYPNYTEACFLTDTPFKDEGISEDEAKDLLLKLKEQGAVAALITSVKVNGTMCVVGCSEERDNKDFFFLPYDEIPVRFPGTGDIFSAILMGEVMKQRSLIDSTQKAMNVVERLIKLSLNNEDKKRGIDIERHLSDVL
- a CDS encoding DUF6804 family protein translates to MDKLLNKIGAGLALALLLCLFPMPYGYYTLIRFTAMIIFGCMAFNFYKNKQIVFCLIAGFLSLLFQPFFKMAFGRAIWNLIDVIVAISLFLLWYKNKNN
- the tsf gene encoding translation elongation factor Ts, whose product is MGVTIAEIQKLRKLTGAGLADVKKALVEAEGDIDRAIELVRERGLAIAAKRSDRETSNGCVLVKVQDNFGAMIALKCETDFVANGKDYIQLTQDILDAAVSAKAKSLEEVQELTLANGRKVAEAVAERSGITGEKMELDGYNYLEGENIYTYNHQNINVLCTMVQTNKPAEAQGHAVTMQVAAMNPVALDEAGVPQKVKDEELKVAIEKTREEQAAKGKNLPDAMLQQIAQGRLKKFYKENCLLEQEFIQDSKLSVAEYLHQTDKDLTVTAFRRFTLRAE
- the rpsB gene encoding 30S ribosomal protein S2, whose protein sequence is MSRTNFDQLLQAGSHFGHLRRKWNPAMAPYIFMERNGIHIIDLNKTVAKVDEAADALKQIAKSGKKILFVATKKQAKEIVAEKASSVNMPYVVERWPGGMLTNFPTIRKAVKKMTNIDKLMNDGTFSNLSKRELLQITRQRAKLEKNLGSISDLTRLPSALFVIDVMKEHIAIKEAQRLGIPVFAIVDTNSDPRLVDYVIPANDDAKDSIDVILTACCSAIAEGLTERKLEKADEKAAAEQAEVAADAKPKRARKARKEEAPATEEAEAKTEE
- the rpsI gene encoding 30S ribosomal protein S9; protein product: MEMINAIGRRKSAVARVYLTEGTGKITINKKDLETYFPSAILQYVVKQPLQLLEAEGKYDIKVNLDGGGFTGQSQALRLAIARALVKVNAEDKKSLKDEGFLTRDSRVVERKKPGQPKARRRFQFSKR
- the rplM gene encoding 50S ribosomal protein L13, which gives rise to MNTLSYKTISANKETVKKEWVVIDATDMVVGRLCSIVAKILRGKYKPNFTPHVDCGDNVIIINAAKVVFTGKKETDKVYTHYTGYPGGQRFNTPEGLRKRPNGVDRILRHAVKGMLPKGPLGRAILKNLYVFEGTEHNKEAQKPKAIDIKQYK